In bacterium, the genomic stretch TGCTCGCTGCGCAGTCAAATTCCCCGCAGCGCCTGGCCGGCGTATACCGGAGTCAGACCGAGTACTACCTCTCCACCGGAGAGTTCGATCGCGCGCGCCGCAGTGCTGAGAAAGCCCTCGGGTATTACACCGAGACCGGTGACGCGATGGGACAGGCGTACTGTCATCAGAAAATCGGTTTTGTCGAGTACCGCACCACTCCCGGCGAGAGCGTACTCGGGCATTACGAAAAAGCGCTTGCGCTGTTCGCCGAGCAGGATGCGGATACGGAAGAAGGACTCATCCTGATCGATATCGGACTGGTGCATTTCTCGGTACTCGAAAACCCGGAAAAAGCCATTGACCACTTCCAGCAGGCGCGTGAACGCTTTGAACGCGCGGGGTACCGCCGCGGTATCATCCGCGCATCCGGCAACATGGGCGCGCAGTACTACGCCCTCGGCCGCTATGAGGAGGCGCTGGAGCGTCACACCGAGGCCAATGCCGTCGCACGTGAACTTGGCGACAGGCGCATGCTGGCGACCAGTGCGGGCGGGATGGGACAGTGTGAAATCGCGCTCTGCCGCTACTCCCCTGCCCTGCTGCACCTCGAAGAAGAATTGCGCATCGCCCGTGAAATCGGCGACGCGTACCTGCAGGAGCTCTGTCACGAAAACCTGGGCGAGCTGTACATGACGCTCGGCTCCTACGATCGCGCCATGGAAATGTATGCTGCCGCACGCAAGCTCGCGGAGGGTGCAGGCAGTGATGCCGGCGTGGCGGCAGACGATATTGACATTGCGGGCTGCCGCATCGAGCTGCGGGAATATGACATTGCCGAAAAGCTGCTCGCACAGGCGGAATCACTGCTTGCGAAGGCGCAGGATGTAAACATCAGCGCAATGCTGCACTACCGCAGGGGCATGCTGCATCTGCAGCGGGGAAAAGACAATGATTTCGAGAAGGCGCTGTCTGCGTTCAATGCGCTCGGTGACACGGCCGACCGGCACGGATTTGATTCGCTGAGCATCCTCGCTCGATCGTATGCGGGACGCTGCCAGCTGCAGCTGGGACGCACCAGCATTGCGGTGGATCTGTCGACCGACGCCCTTGCCATACTCGAAGAGAAAGGTCCCCTCTACGGCGGCGCGCATGACATCCTGCTCAACCACGCTCTTATTCTTCGTGCCTCACGCGAACACGCCGAAGCTGCAAAAATGATCGAGCGGGCGCATGAGGAGCTGATGGCGAGCGCAGAGAGCATACAGGACGCACAGCTGTACCGCAGCTACACCGAAAACGTGCGCGTGAACGCGGAGATCATTCGGGAATTCGCCGTCACCCATCGCACGGAATCCCCGCACGCCCTCACGGCGGTGCGCGAGCAGAATCTGCGCACACTCTACAACGTGTCGGAAAAAATCAATTCCGTTCTCGACCTCGACCGGTTGCTCGACAATATCATGGACAGCGCACTCGAAGCCATGAATGGCGAGCGTGGCATGATTTTCCTCATCGAAAACGAACAGCTCTCGCTCAAGGTCTCACGCAACGTGGAGAAGGAGACCATTCGTGACGCAACGGAGATCAGTCTGAGCATTCTGCAGGACGTCCTTCACGCCGGCAAACCCATCATCGTTTCCGACACTGCGTCGGACGAAGAATTCAGCAGGCGCGATTCGGTGGTCAACTACAATATTCATTCCCTCATCTGCGTCCCGATGAAGATGAAGGATGAAATCATCGGCACCGTGTACGTCGATTCCCGCTCCGACGCCCTGCAGGCCATGAGCTTTTCCGAGATTGATGCGGAGTTTCTCGAAGCCTTCGCGAACCTCGCGAGTATTGCCGTAGAGAATGCCCGTCTGCATCACAAGCTCAAGCAGGAAAATCTGTACCTGCGCAAGGAAGTCGAACAGCGGTTCGGTTTCGAGAACATCATCGGTTCGTCGCGTCCCATGCAGCAGCTGTTTTCCGAAACGCAGGCCGCCATCGGCAGCGAGGGCAGCGTGCTGATTTACGGTGAGAGTGGAACGGGAAAGGAACTCATCGCCAAGGCCATCCATTACCACGGCGCACGCAGCGCGCATCGCTTCGTGGCAGTCGACTGCGGTGCCCTGCCCGACACGCTGCTCGAAAGTGAACTGTTCGGCTACAAGCGCGGCGCATTCACCGGGGCTGTGGCAGACAAGCCGGGACTGTTCGAAGAAGCGCACAGGGGCACGCTGTTCCTGGATGAAATTTCCAACACCTCGCTGGCCTTTCAGGCCAAGCTGCTGCGCGTGCTGCAGGAAGGCGAGTTCCGCCGCGTGGGTGAAACAAAGACACGCATGGTCAACGTCCGCGTGATCTGCGCAACGAACAAGGATCTCCAGGTGGAAATCGAGGCCGAGCGCTTCCGTCAGGATCTTTTCTATCGCCTCAACGTCATCCCCATCACCGTGCCGCCATTGCGTCAGCGCATCAGCGACATCCCCGAACTCGTCGAGCATTTCATTCAGAAGTACAACGAGAGGCATGCCTCCAACGTCCACGGTGCATCCGGTGAACTTGTCGAGCATCTGAAAAGCATACCCTGGAAGGGCAACGTCCGAGAACTGGAAAACCTGATCAACCGCATGATCGCGCAGAGCACGGAAGAAATGCTGATTACAAAAATGCTGCCTTCCGAGTACACGGGTGACGCGGTACGGCGTGATGCCGGCACATCCGGCAGCGACCTCGAGCTTTCACTCAGAGCCCCGAAACGTCTCAGTACGCTGAAGGAGATGGAAAAAGAGCACATCAACTTTGTACTCAAACACACCGACGGCAATAAAACCGAGGCAGCCAAGATTCTCGGGCTCAAACGCACCACGCTCGTCGAGCGTATGAAGAAGCTGGGCATGATGTAAACGTCAATTTATTGACGAAAACGGCATGTTTTGACGTCATTATGATGCCGTTGTAACAAAAACGGGGCTAACGGGTCTGTTTAAGGGGCCGTGAAATGGCATGAAAATCGCATGTGTATTAATGTAAACTTAATGTGAAAAACGTCATTTTTCTTTGCATTATTAGTCTCGATCCACTAATTTTTACGGGAATAATCGAGTAGTCTATACTTGTTACGTTCAGCTTCCATACTGCTTGCCCTCCTGCTGTGCATGACCACGCTGTCATGGGCACAGGAACCGCCAAGAAATCTGCAGGCACACGTTGATGTCAACGGGTATGTTACGCTCAATTGGGAAGCACCCGTCGGCGGACTCACACCGTCCTCCTACTGGATCTACCGGGGTGACGAGGACGATACTGTTCCCCTGAAAATCAAGGCACAGATATACAGCGCGACCGCCGTGCAGTGGACGGACTTTGAAGTTGAGATTTCGAAGTCATACAAATATCTCGTTGTCGCAAAGTACTCAAGCGGGCAGACTGGCTATTCCTCAATCGTCGCTATCGAAGTGCTGCCCCCGCGTTCTGGTCTGAAGATTGTCTCCACTGCTCCCAGCACTGCGCTGGTGGGCAATGAGTGGGTCTATCAGATCAGACTCGCCAATCCGGCACGCCAGAATATCGAGTACAAATTACACAACGCTCCTCCTGGCATGGATCCCCGTAATCTCGCAGACGGCACCACTTATATCAGCTGGGTACCTTCTTCTGTTGGACGTTTTAAAGTCACTCTCGAAGCAAAAGACTGGTATACGAACGAGCAGGATTATCAGGAATTCTTCGTCACGACCGCAGAGCACGCCGGGACCATCCAGGGCTTCGTACGAACAATCAACAGCAAACCGCTGGCAAACGCACAGGTCACGGTCAAGCAGTGGTCCAGCGATCTGGATTATACCACGGTTACGGATGCGGACGGCAATTTCACACTCGATTATGTCGAGGCGGGGAAGACCAGCGCACACGCGACTTCGCCGCATCCGGATTACAAAACCCAGTGGTACAGCAATCAGGTCAGCATTGATAATGCCGCACGACTGCCTCTCGCCGAAGGCGATACCATTCGTTACGAATTTTACCTTCTGCCAAAGCCCGGTACCCGTACCGGTGTCATTGGCCGCGTTTATGATGATCGCGGAGTCGAACTCGAAAACGCTAAGGTATCGATTTATGCGAAAGAGAATTTCATCCACATTGGTGATCAGCCCGGAACAAATACACTTGACGTTGGAGCCGAAAAGGAATGGCGTCAATCGCTCGTGGACACGGTCGTCTATACCGACTTCACGGGCAAGTATATTCTCTCGCTGCCTGTCGGTGAAGACTATTATGCAGTTGTCGAGAAACCGGGATACCTGAATGCATTCTCCGGGAACGTAACCAACGCCATGCTCGCCAAGGCATTTCATGTAGGAAGCACAGGGGCATCCCGGACATTCAACCTCCCTGAAGCTGCCCCGACCGTCAACACGATTTACGGCAAGGTCAGCAGCAAGAATACCGGCGTGAGCAAACAGGCCACCATCGTGCTCATCGACTCAGAGATGAAACGTGGTGCAGGCGGCGGACATACCTACCGTAAGTACAAGTCCGTCGTTACCGACAGTAATGGTGTCTACCGCTTTGACGACCTTGAAGAATCGCCGCCTTCTGCGCTGCTGGCTATTCCCATGGATACGCGGCTTGCCCCGCAGTATTACCATTCGAACAACGGGCGCCTGAACTTCGTTGAGAGTGAGGAAATCACTCCGCTCGGCACAATGCAGGATTTCGATTTCGAGCTGCAGGAAGTGGTGCGCAACGGTATTGGCGTATTTTATGGACAGGTCATCCTGCGTGTCGGAAGCGAACGCATACCCGTGCCGGGTACGCTCGTGTTCGCACAGGATAACAACACCGGAGACATCATGGGCTTCGCCGTCTCCGACAGTCTGGGCTGGTACTCACTGCCGGGTCTCGGCCAGGGTGACTACCTTCTGTTCGCGGATAATCCGCAGTACAGCTTCCATGAGGTGTACAGTCCCGCCAAACCGACAGAATCGATGCCGGTAGAAATGGCGTATACTTCACCTACGTCCCCCTCTCGTACGACATTGGTGAACTTCTATATCGACGACGAGCGCACGACGGTGGATGTTGATCCCTTCGCGCGTCCCACGTCCGTCGAGCTGTATCAGAATTATCCGAACCCCTTCAATCCTTCGACGACGATTCGCTTCGAAGTGCCGCAGCGCCAGCATGTCGTCCTCCGCGTGATCAACGCACTCGGCGAAGTCGTCGCCACGCTGGCCGATGAGTCCGTCAATCCCGGCGCGCATGTGATCGAATTCAACGCTGCCGACCTCTCCAGCGGAGTATACTTCTACCAGCTGCAGACCGAAGGTGCTCTCCTTACCAAACGGATGACGCTGACCAAGTAGCGGGCAAGGATACATCAAAGTTTATGAAAAAAGGACGTCAGCATAGACGTCCTTTTCTTTTGGGATCTCACGAAAGAGTTGTTTCCCACGCCAGGGCGTGGGAGTTGTTTTCGCTACGCGAAGGCATTTCCAACGCTTCGCGTAGGAGGTTTCAGCGAGCTTCGTCGATTAAAATACGCTCCGCAACAGCGGAGCGAAAACGCCACAGAGTGGCAAGAACTCCGATCCGACCCGCACTGCGGGACGGATCGGGAAAAACACGCCACGTAACGGCGCCTCATTTCCTTCGTACCTTCGCGACATCGCGGTTCCCCTTCCTTATTGGAGCTACTTCTTGTCCGCTCTGCGGCGGAGGAAACGGAAAGTGAAGACGAGTATGACGGCGATGAGAAGGATGCCAAGTACCCAGTCGACATGCCTGCCAGTGGAGGCTTCGATTTTGGCTTCGAGAACATTGTCTTTGTCGAAATCGGAGAGCGGAATGATCCAGACTGCTGTGCGCTCGTCAGTGCTGTCGGCGTTCGTCGAACGGATGTCCCCCGGGAAGGTCCACGCGTATGTGAAGGTGAAATCTCGCAGCAGGTCTTCAGACGAAGACATTGTCGCATCCATCTGCTGCTCGAAGCGGAAGAAGTCACCTTCGCTCTGCCAGATGAACGTCGTTCCCTTGAAGCCTTCGCAATTGGACAGATCCTGCAGCGCATCGAACTTCAATTTCGTGTGTACATGACGCGTACTGTCATCGCTGTCGGATGTCGTCGACGCCTCCAGCACTTCGACCCCTTCGGCCTGGTACTGCAGGCGTACGGAGTCTTCGTTGAACGCCAGCTTCCCCTTGTCCATCACCATGAACAGGTTTTCTTTGATCCAGTAGTGGATGTCCACCGTTCCGGAGCCATCCTCCTCGATCGTTCCGTGCTGTTCGTAATTGAGGCAGCCCGGAATCAACAGCAACAGCAGCAATCCCCAGATTGCATGTCGCATGTTCAGCCTCACGTTCATGTTCAGCCTCAGTCTATGGTTTCGATAAGGATCTGCACAGT encodes the following:
- a CDS encoding sigma 54-interacting transcriptional regulator, with the protein product MSEAAEISIPEISGYDLSAHVGAGGSGLVFRGTRKSSGGEVAVKLLRDVDAAQRERMQSEFRLLSRLEHPQLVHVHDFGYTSDGHAYFAMDWVDGDMLAPAHVRNDEGHLDGERFAELVYHLTAALDFIHSQHIAHGDLKPANILLPQDGAPNALRVMDFGLSSFSSGEQRGLSGTFEYMAPEIIRGALPDAGSDLYALGCILYELASGDPPYRGERPLDVLKQHIEAPLPSIPDETGAPFALWITTLLQKQPQLRYRSAWQLHAQAAEYLGRETAMKRAEETQVLRLLDIPREQERASAMEAWENSRSDSGVLRIEGALGAGKSRFIRDLVTDLQFNGARVERITLRPGQSSFLGVLELIDRGVARSDESTPLLRILASSFPGSISGVEANEEPAASFENEKLRIFHAAAELLTGALGADAVAVDDLHLADALTQQFCASLPSFLEAGKHEGFLLIIGSDPTTESGEPAASGKDMRLRRITLPPLSRQEIADNLAQLLGSVSPSFVEVIVRQSKGMPGRVEDLLNFCVSEQLLEATDHGWLVHERENLGGLFPSSMTQMYTRAIERLGHDARRLLHFLTAARIPLTAGTLAELCERGDTAVFDALAELQHAELVEASPEGLYPAHDAVRDAAGDAGADVHDVLFQWFSAHPPQQDADAVLAHHALHGSDSLRALEPLLTAAEYREQRFDYSSADRFLRDALTLLPTDETDRRFEVLSSLGRLNNILGRRADEEEFLEEMLLLAAQSNSPQRLAGVYRSQTEYYLSTGEFDRARRSAEKALGYYTETGDAMGQAYCHQKIGFVEYRTTPGESVLGHYEKALALFAEQDADTEEGLILIDIGLVHFSVLENPEKAIDHFQQARERFERAGYRRGIIRASGNMGAQYYALGRYEEALERHTEANAVARELGDRRMLATSAGGMGQCEIALCRYSPALLHLEEELRIAREIGDAYLQELCHENLGELYMTLGSYDRAMEMYAAARKLAEGAGSDAGVAADDIDIAGCRIELREYDIAEKLLAQAESLLAKAQDVNISAMLHYRRGMLHLQRGKDNDFEKALSAFNALGDTADRHGFDSLSILARSYAGRCQLQLGRTSIAVDLSTDALAILEEKGPLYGGAHDILLNHALILRASREHAEAAKMIERAHEELMASAESIQDAQLYRSYTENVRVNAEIIREFAVTHRTESPHALTAVREQNLRTLYNVSEKINSVLDLDRLLDNIMDSALEAMNGERGMIFLIENEQLSLKVSRNVEKETIRDATEISLSILQDVLHAGKPIIVSDTASDEEFSRRDSVVNYNIHSLICVPMKMKDEIIGTVYVDSRSDALQAMSFSEIDAEFLEAFANLASIAVENARLHHKLKQENLYLRKEVEQRFGFENIIGSSRPMQQLFSETQAAIGSEGSVLIYGESGTGKELIAKAIHYHGARSAHRFVAVDCGALPDTLLESELFGYKRGAFTGAVADKPGLFEEAHRGTLFLDEISNTSLAFQAKLLRVLQEGEFRRVGETKTRMVNVRVICATNKDLQVEIEAERFRQDLFYRLNVIPITVPPLRQRISDIPELVEHFIQKYNERHASNVHGASGELVEHLKSIPWKGNVRELENLINRMIAQSTEEMLITKMLPSEYTGDAVRRDAGTSGSDLELSLRAPKRLSTLKEMEKEHINFVLKHTDGNKTEAAKILGLKRTTLVERMKKLGMM
- a CDS encoding carboxypeptidase regulatory-like domain-containing protein, encoding MLRSASILLALLLCMTTLSWAQEPPRNLQAHVDVNGYVTLNWEAPVGGLTPSSYWIYRGDEDDTVPLKIKAQIYSATAVQWTDFEVEISKSYKYLVVAKYSSGQTGYSSIVAIEVLPPRSGLKIVSTAPSTALVGNEWVYQIRLANPARQNIEYKLHNAPPGMDPRNLADGTTYISWVPSSVGRFKVTLEAKDWYTNEQDYQEFFVTTAEHAGTIQGFVRTINSKPLANAQVTVKQWSSDLDYTTVTDADGNFTLDYVEAGKTSAHATSPHPDYKTQWYSNQVSIDNAARLPLAEGDTIRYEFYLLPKPGTRTGVIGRVYDDRGVELENAKVSIYAKENFIHIGDQPGTNTLDVGAEKEWRQSLVDTVVYTDFTGKYILSLPVGEDYYAVVEKPGYLNAFSGNVTNAMLAKAFHVGSTGASRTFNLPEAAPTVNTIYGKVSSKNTGVSKQATIVLIDSEMKRGAGGGHTYRKYKSVVTDSNGVYRFDDLEESPPSALLAIPMDTRLAPQYYHSNNGRLNFVESEEITPLGTMQDFDFELQEVVRNGIGVFYGQVILRVGSERIPVPGTLVFAQDNNTGDIMGFAVSDSLGWYSLPGLGQGDYLLFADNPQYSFHEVYSPAKPTESMPVEMAYTSPTSPSRTTLVNFYIDDERTTVDVDPFARPTSVELYQNYPNPFNPSTTIRFEVPQRQHVVLRVINALGEVVATLADESVNPGAHVIEFNAADLSSGVYFYQLQTEGALLTKRMTLTK